In Bacillus cytotoxicus NVH 391-98, the following are encoded in one genomic region:
- a CDS encoding DUF2785 domain-containing protein: MNIQTLQQQLELIQQNDYSQMQHFDIDELLLGMMQHIGTTDSYIRNQLIYESFSHFIQHHFLSHDQLELLLTTCLSEEYLYFEISSPHTDGVFTRSYTALLIALIIQFDNVHTFLLPETILEIKEKLITCMNLESDFRGHIEQKGWAHSIAHISDAFHQLVQNPHISGPCYEEIIHCLLNKIFIHSTVYYNNEDERIATPLLAMLYCDFPKEAFFTILYKKMKRLPQIRKRLSLDEYCMLCANIKTFLRTLLFRTREDPHLTSLSNRVDKILREFPQYY; this comes from the coding sequence TTGAATATCCAAACGCTGCAGCAACAACTGGAACTCATTCAACAAAATGATTACTCACAAATGCAACATTTCGATATAGATGAGTTGCTCCTAGGTATGATGCAGCATATCGGGACAACTGATAGCTATATTCGCAATCAATTAATATATGAGTCTTTTTCTCATTTTATCCAACATCACTTTCTGTCCCACGATCAATTAGAACTATTATTGACAACATGCCTTAGTGAAGAGTATTTATATTTCGAGATATCATCTCCACATACTGATGGGGTATTCACTCGTTCTTATACAGCGTTATTAATTGCTTTAATTATTCAATTTGATAATGTTCATACATTTCTATTGCCCGAAACCATACTAGAAATAAAAGAAAAACTTATTACATGTATGAATTTAGAATCAGACTTCCGAGGACATATCGAACAAAAGGGATGGGCTCATAGTATCGCACATATTTCAGACGCCTTTCATCAACTTGTTCAAAACCCTCACATATCCGGTCCGTGCTATGAAGAAATCATTCATTGCTTGTTAAATAAAATATTCATTCACTCGACTGTATATTACAATAATGAAGATGAAAGAATTGCTACTCCTCTTTTAGCTATGCTATATTGTGATTTTCCAAAGGAAGCGTTTTTCACCATCTTATATAAGAAAATGAAGCGACTACCTCAAATTCGAAAGCGCCTATCCCTTGATGAATATTGTATGCTATGCGCCAATATAAAAACTTTTTTACGCACATTACTTTTTCGAACAAGAGAAGATCCTCATCTTACCTCACTTTCTAACCGAGTCGATAAAATACTACGAGAATTTCCGCAGTATTATTGA
- a CDS encoding 1-deoxy-D-xylulose-5-phosphate reductoisomerase, whose amino-acid sequence MVKYISILGSTGSIGTSALDVIANHPEHFQIIGLTANHNIELLEKQIEAFHPRIVCVGTKELATTLRQRISGNIKITYGPNGLIEVATHPDTNLVLTSVVGISGLLPTIEALKEKKDIAIANKETLVAAGHIVTDLANQNNCRLIPVDSEHSAIFQCLNGENSQEIEKLIITASGGAFREKTREEMAMLKVQDALKHPNWLMGAKLTIDSATLMNKGFEVMEARWLFNIPYEKMDVLIHPESIIHSLVEFVDGSVMAQLGAPDMRIPIQYAFHYPTRLQSNYKKLNLLEVGNLHFEKPDFKKFPCLYYAYEAGKLGGTAPTVLNAANEIANARYLQNDISFFDIEKTIYSTLEAHDTIINPSLEAVLAADNWAREYAQQCIKKAKL is encoded by the coding sequence ATGGTTAAATATATTTCCATTTTAGGTTCAACTGGTTCAATCGGTACATCTGCATTGGATGTAATTGCTAACCATCCTGAACATTTTCAAATTATCGGCTTAACAGCCAATCATAATATTGAACTTCTTGAAAAACAAATCGAAGCATTTCATCCTCGCATTGTATGCGTTGGTACAAAAGAATTAGCAACTACGCTTCGTCAGCGAATCTCCGGCAACATAAAAATCACATATGGTCCTAATGGATTAATTGAAGTTGCAACACATCCTGATACAAACCTTGTTCTTACTTCTGTTGTTGGTATTTCAGGTCTTCTTCCTACAATTGAAGCATTAAAAGAAAAGAAAGATATTGCGATAGCTAACAAAGAAACATTAGTAGCTGCAGGTCATATTGTTACTGATCTTGCTAATCAAAATAATTGTCGCTTAATTCCTGTCGATAGTGAACACTCCGCTATTTTCCAATGTTTAAATGGAGAAAACAGTCAAGAAATTGAAAAGTTAATTATTACCGCTTCGGGAGGCGCGTTTCGAGAGAAAACACGGGAAGAAATGGCGATGCTAAAAGTCCAGGATGCCTTAAAACATCCCAATTGGTTAATGGGGGCAAAATTAACGATTGATTCAGCTACATTAATGAACAAAGGTTTTGAAGTTATGGAAGCACGTTGGCTCTTTAATATTCCTTATGAAAAAATGGATGTTCTCATTCATCCCGAAAGTATCATTCATTCCTTAGTTGAATTTGTAGATGGATCCGTCATGGCCCAACTTGGTGCGCCTGATATGAGAATACCTATTCAATATGCTTTTCATTATCCAACTAGATTACAATCGAACTATAAAAAACTAAATTTATTGGAAGTTGGTAACTTACATTTTGAAAAACCAGATTTCAAGAAATTCCCTTGCTTATATTATGCTTATGAAGCTGGAAAACTTGGCGGTACAGCCCCTACTGTCTTAAATGCAGCAAATGAAATCGCAAATGCTCGATACTTACAAAATGACATTTCATTCTTTGATATCGAAAAAACAATTTACTCTACACTTGAAGCTCACGATACGATTATCAATCCTTCTTTAGAAGCAGTATTAGCAGCAGATAATTGGGCACGTGAATATGCACAGCAATGCATAAAGAAAGCGAAACTTTAA
- a CDS encoding GNAT family N-acetyltransferase, with amino-acid sequence MISKLNPASIEMAEAILAIQIPAYEIEAKYINSHAIPRLYDRVTDIQNCEETFYGYFLAHTLVGFISFTNEESFVDIHRLVVSPNYFHRGIATDLLLHLFQLFPHIHTYIVQTGKANTPALSLYKKHGFIATQNILLPDGTPLVKLKKSKKK; translated from the coding sequence ATGATTTCTAAATTAAATCCAGCTTCTATTGAAATGGCAGAAGCTATTCTTGCTATTCAAATTCCGGCTTATGAAATTGAGGCAAAGTATATAAACAGTCATGCCATTCCGCGTTTATATGACCGCGTTACCGATATTCAAAATTGTGAAGAAACCTTTTATGGCTATTTCTTAGCACACACATTAGTAGGTTTTATTTCATTTACAAACGAGGAATCTTTCGTCGATATCCATCGACTCGTCGTATCACCAAACTATTTTCATAGAGGAATTGCTACTGACTTATTACTTCATCTATTCCAACTCTTCCCTCATATACATACATATATTGTACAGACAGGCAAAGCAAACACGCCTGCCCTTTCTCTATATAAAAAGCACGGATTTATTGCAACACAGAATATTTTGTTACCGGATGGAACACCTCTTGTAAAGTTAAAAAAATCTAAAAAAAAATGA
- a CDS encoding CGNR zinc finger domain-containing protein — MNQSQEAPEQLEIVRRFLNTWRIPNDTREEVDELHTIEDVLRFTKRHWDEEISFGTVDELKQFRDELRFIVEEKGSLQQWLEKYPFRVCITENMDAITYEPVGEKNFYTILLHIILVAVEEGKWSRLKACPDCRWVFYDYSRNGSKRWCGMYAGGKEGRACGTIAKVKKYRAKKRGGYG, encoded by the coding sequence TTGAATCAAAGTCAAGAAGCTCCAGAACAATTAGAAATTGTCAGGAGATTTTTAAATACGTGGAGAATTCCAAACGATACAAGGGAGGAAGTGGACGAGCTTCATACGATAGAAGATGTACTTCGTTTTACGAAAAGGCATTGGGATGAAGAGATTTCTTTTGGGACAGTGGATGAACTAAAACAGTTTCGAGATGAACTTCGCTTTATAGTTGAGGAAAAAGGCTCATTGCAACAATGGCTTGAAAAATATCCATTTCGTGTGTGTATAACAGAAAATATGGATGCGATTACATATGAACCAGTAGGGGAAAAGAATTTTTACACAATCCTATTACACATTATTTTAGTAGCAGTTGAGGAAGGAAAGTGGAGTCGATTAAAAGCATGTCCAGATTGTCGCTGGGTCTTTTATGATTATTCTCGCAATGGAAGTAAGCGCTGGTGCGGGATGTATGCGGGAGGAAAAGAAGGGAGAGCATGCGGAACGATTGCGAAAGTGAAAAAATATCGAGCGAAAAAAAGGGGGGGATATGGTTAA
- a CDS encoding MDR family MFS transporter, with amino-acid sequence MKNFSTPIRIILISSFFMSFGYFAVYAFLAIYLTNFLHFSALQVGTILTIIIITSRMIPFLSGIIADKFGYMIMMIAGLLLRGGGFIFLGIFSEFHTIVLSSSLIGFGTALYEPAARAVFGSQPAYLRKDLFTYLNLAFNSGAMLGPIAGTLLLAWNPLYPFILTGFMMLLLAIMFIFLKPHFQVSTENIHLLSGLKNVFENKHFLSFSFIMIFFYIMFTQLTVALPLYMTHISHSIKLGGLVVTVNAITGVLFMILFRKAFHRYNTLSIVKCGVLLMGLSFLLIPLLSHPYWLFSCVILFTIGETLVLPNADITIANYSNESYTATYFGVYQLSLAIGFIVGSYTGTLSTSQNEGTYALWIIFGTLGITGFMLLSLLQKFGQKQEKDFIQDM; translated from the coding sequence ATGAAAAACTTTTCAACACCCATACGCATTATACTGATTTCTTCATTCTTTATGTCATTTGGATACTTTGCAGTATACGCTTTTCTTGCCATTTATTTAACGAATTTCTTACATTTTTCTGCTTTGCAAGTTGGAACCATTTTAACAATTATTATTATTACTTCACGAATGATCCCTTTCCTTTCTGGCATTATTGCCGATAAGTTTGGTTACATGATTATGATGATTGCCGGCTTACTATTAAGGGGGGGTGGTTTTATTTTCCTAGGAATATTTTCAGAGTTTCATACGATTGTACTTTCTTCTTCGCTTATCGGGTTTGGAACTGCTCTTTATGAACCAGCAGCTCGCGCCGTATTCGGCTCACAACCCGCGTACCTGCGCAAAGATTTATTTACATACTTAAATCTCGCTTTTAACAGCGGCGCGATGCTTGGTCCAATTGCTGGTACTTTATTACTCGCATGGAACCCTTTATATCCATTTATACTTACTGGATTTATGATGTTATTATTGGCTATTATGTTTATTTTTCTTAAACCTCACTTCCAAGTTTCTACTGAAAATATACATCTTTTATCTGGTTTAAAAAACGTTTTCGAAAACAAACATTTTCTCTCCTTTTCATTCATTATGATTTTCTTTTACATTATGTTTACGCAGCTTACCGTTGCTCTTCCACTTTATATGACCCATATCAGTCATAGTATAAAGCTAGGTGGACTTGTTGTTACAGTAAATGCCATTACAGGTGTTTTATTTATGATTCTATTTCGAAAGGCATTTCATCGTTACAACACCCTTTCAATTGTAAAATGCGGCGTACTATTAATGGGACTTTCTTTTTTACTTATCCCTTTATTGTCCCATCCGTATTGGCTATTTAGCTGCGTGATTTTATTTACCATTGGTGAAACACTTGTATTACCTAACGCCGATATTACAATTGCAAATTATAGTAATGAATCTTATACAGCAACATATTTTGGCGTCTATCAACTTTCTCTTGCGATTGGCTTTATCGTTGGAAGCTATACCGGCACATTGTCTACATCACAAAATGAAGGAACCTATGCCCTTTGGATCATCTTTGGCACACTAGGTATAACAGGGTTTATGTTGCTTTCTCTTTTACAAAAGTTTGGACAAAAACAAGAAAAAGATTTCATTCAAGATATGTAA
- a CDS encoding AraC family transcriptional regulator: MNSKIENLPKYRIAYVRQVGPYGFGNVQTMEKLKNWAAEKKHLDETAIVLGISHDNPEITPPESCRYDACIVIEKNEPIDDFVAESELPGGKYAIYEVEHTAEAIQKAWIEIFSNLLNSDYEIDTRPVFERYMKKMVDNHLCEICVPIRAKR; this comes from the coding sequence ATGAATAGTAAAATTGAGAACTTACCAAAATATCGAATTGCATATGTGCGACAAGTTGGTCCATACGGGTTTGGTAACGTGCAAACGATGGAGAAATTAAAAAATTGGGCTGCGGAGAAAAAACATTTAGATGAAACAGCGATTGTATTAGGAATTTCGCATGACAATCCAGAAATAACGCCACCTGAAAGTTGTCGTTATGATGCTTGCATCGTTATTGAAAAAAATGAACCAATTGACGATTTTGTTGCGGAAAGTGAATTACCCGGCGGGAAATATGCGATTTATGAAGTAGAGCATACGGCAGAGGCGATTCAAAAAGCATGGATTGAAATCTTTTCTAACTTGCTAAATAGCGACTATGAAATAGATACAAGACCAGTTTTTGAGCGATACATGAAAAAGATGGTTGATAACCATCTTTGTGAAATTTGTGTACCTATTAGAGCGAAACGGTAA
- a CDS encoding YitT family protein: MSQINTHKPKKLKICLKVLMIIIGAFITAYGLEAVLIPNNVSDGGVTGLSIVSSQLFGLPLGMLIGVINIPFVWLGYKQIGKSFAIFSIIGIASLAIGTILMHEIPTIIEGDTLLVTVVGGIIIGFGMGLALRNGGALDGIDMLAVLLSRKLPFGTSDLILFLNMFVFIFVSAVFGLQGAILSAIAYFIASKVIHIVEVGLSGSKTFKIITKEPDLMVETIRERLGRSATYNEVYGGYSKEQFKEITCVINRLEESKMKELIHEIDKDAFVTVYDVAEVKGGNFKKHDIH; the protein is encoded by the coding sequence ATGAGTCAAATCAACACACACAAGCCCAAGAAGCTAAAAATATGTTTGAAAGTATTGATGATTATTATTGGGGCATTCATCACAGCATACGGATTAGAAGCGGTATTAATTCCAAATAACGTATCGGATGGGGGAGTAACAGGTTTAAGTATCGTTAGCTCACAACTATTTGGGTTACCATTAGGGATGCTAATTGGAGTCATTAATATCCCGTTTGTTTGGTTAGGATATAAGCAAATCGGTAAAAGTTTTGCTATTTTTTCCATTATCGGTATTGCTTCACTTGCGATTGGTACGATCCTGATGCATGAAATTCCAACGATTATTGAAGGAGATACATTGCTAGTTACCGTTGTTGGTGGTATTATTATAGGCTTTGGGATGGGGCTCGCTCTTCGTAATGGCGGCGCATTAGATGGAATTGATATGTTAGCTGTATTACTGTCTCGTAAATTACCGTTTGGGACAAGTGATTTAATTTTGTTTTTAAATATGTTTGTTTTTATCTTTGTTTCAGCGGTGTTTGGCCTTCAAGGGGCGATTCTGTCAGCCATTGCGTATTTTATTGCATCTAAAGTAATCCACATTGTTGAAGTTGGTTTAAGCGGATCGAAAACATTTAAAATTATTACGAAAGAGCCAGATTTAATGGTAGAAACAATTCGAGAACGCTTAGGACGAAGTGCAACCTATAATGAAGTATATGGCGGTTATTCAAAGGAACAATTTAAAGAAATCACATGTGTGATTAACCGTTTAGAAGAAAGTAAAATGAAGGAACTTATTCATGAAATCGACAAAGATGCTTTTGTTACGGTATACGATGTAGCGGAAGTAAAAGGCGGTAACTTCAAAAAACATGATATTCATTAA